One region of Bradyrhizobium betae genomic DNA includes:
- a CDS encoding ABC transporter permease subunit has protein sequence MLRMRSFLPPLLFTLAYAGISLGVTNSYYQLILTLVPVWAVFGLSWNLLSGYTGLVSFGHAAFFGIGAYATALGQIYFDISPWLLIPVAAMLGGIAGLLIGFPTFRLQGHYFALAMLAYPLAILYVFEWLGFQEVTLPIKRDAPIAYMQFSDPHIYTLLGLAIMLATIVLTQIIERSRFGMALLAIKQNEAAAEAAGINTLAWKLRAIILSGAIAAAIGGFYAQVLLVVTPASVFGMLVSAQALTVAMFGGVGTVWGPVIGSVILIPLAEILHAEAGARIPGIQGVIFGFAIVCVILVAPEGLFWKLRDLLRKRAAPQATSPATTSAELPASVTTLKPASRQRAATGEVVLEVRNLSRSFGGLKAVQDVSFKLHKNEILGIIGPNGAGKTTLFNLLNGFLKPSQGEVLIDGRNMSGQRPHVICEAGIGRTFQVMRPFLRMSILDNVVVGAYVRARTDAEARKLAADAVARVGLSAVADRVAGELSTKELRLMELARAIAGQPRILLLDETLAGLGHGEADEVVAVIQQLAHDGMTIAIIEHTMQAMVRLVDSFLVLDHGAVITEGLPEVVTHDSRVIEAYLGKKWVAHAPH, from the coding sequence ATGCTCCGGATGCGCTCCTTTCTTCCTCCCCTGCTCTTCACGCTGGCCTATGCCGGGATCTCGCTGGGCGTCACCAACTCCTACTACCAGCTCATCCTGACGCTGGTGCCGGTGTGGGCGGTGTTCGGGCTGTCGTGGAATCTGCTCAGCGGCTACACCGGACTGGTCTCGTTCGGCCACGCCGCCTTCTTCGGAATCGGCGCCTACGCGACAGCGCTCGGGCAGATCTATTTCGACATCTCGCCGTGGCTGCTGATTCCGGTTGCCGCCATGCTCGGCGGCATCGCAGGACTCCTGATCGGCTTTCCGACTTTCCGCCTGCAGGGACATTACTTCGCGCTGGCGATGCTCGCCTACCCGCTCGCCATTCTCTACGTGTTCGAGTGGCTCGGTTTCCAGGAGGTGACGCTTCCGATCAAGCGCGACGCCCCGATCGCCTACATGCAGTTCAGCGATCCGCACATCTACACGCTGCTGGGGCTCGCCATCATGCTGGCCACGATCGTGCTGACGCAGATCATCGAACGCTCGCGCTTCGGCATGGCGCTGCTCGCAATCAAGCAGAACGAGGCCGCGGCCGAAGCGGCAGGGATCAACACCCTGGCATGGAAGCTGCGCGCGATCATTCTGAGCGGCGCGATCGCCGCCGCCATCGGCGGGTTCTACGCGCAGGTGCTGCTGGTCGTGACCCCGGCATCGGTGTTCGGCATGCTGGTGTCGGCGCAGGCGCTCACGGTCGCGATGTTCGGCGGCGTCGGCACGGTCTGGGGGCCGGTCATCGGCTCGGTGATCCTGATCCCGCTCGCCGAAATCCTGCACGCGGAGGCCGGAGCGCGCATTCCCGGCATCCAGGGCGTGATCTTCGGCTTTGCCATCGTCTGCGTCATCCTGGTCGCTCCGGAAGGCCTGTTCTGGAAACTGCGCGATCTCCTGCGCAAGCGGGCCGCGCCGCAGGCGACGAGCCCTGCGACCACATCGGCGGAGTTACCGGCGAGCGTGACGACGCTGAAGCCCGCGTCACGGCAGCGCGCCGCGACCGGTGAAGTCGTGCTCGAGGTGCGCAACCTCTCGCGCTCCTTCGGCGGCCTCAAGGCGGTGCAGGATGTCAGCTTCAAGCTGCACAAGAACGAGATCCTCGGCATCATCGGACCCAACGGCGCGGGCAAGACCACGCTGTTCAATCTCCTCAACGGCTTTCTGAAGCCGAGCCAGGGCGAGGTGCTGATCGACGGCCGCAACATGTCCGGCCAGCGGCCGCACGTGATCTGCGAGGCCGGCATCGGCCGCACCTTCCAGGTCATGCGGCCGTTCCTGCGCATGTCGATCCTCGACAACGTCGTGGTCGGCGCCTATGTCCGCGCCCGCACCGACGCGGAGGCCCGCAAGCTTGCCGCCGATGCGGTCGCCCGGGTCGGGCTCTCCGCCGTCGCCGACCGTGTCGCCGGCGAGCTCTCGACCAAGGAGCTGCGGCTGATGGAGCTGGCCCGCGCGATCGCCGGCCAGCCGCGCATCCTGCTGCTCGACGAAACGCTGGCGGGCCTCGGCCACGGCGAGGCGGACGAGGTCGTCGCCGTGATCCAGCAGCTGGCACACGACGGCATGACCATCGCCATCATCGAGCACACGATGCAGGCGATGGTTCGCCTGGTCGACAGTTTCCTCGTGCTCGACCACGGCGCCGTCATCACCGAGGGGCTTCCGGAAGTGGTGACGCATGACAGCCGCGTGATCGAAGCCTATCTCGGCAAGAAGTGGGTGGCCCATGCTCCGCATTGA
- a CDS encoding branched-chain amino acid ABC transporter permease codes for MEGFLQALAAGLLIGAVYGLMCVGLGLIFGVMRVINFAHGDFMMLGMYAAFYLFTAAGIQTLFGNTVGPFVAILLAGPVLAVFGYFVHLALISRVSGTRTAALEGDGHYAQLILTLGIALILQNGGLIVFGSVLASIRTPLSSSAWELVPFLDISIFLNKARSIDAIVSLAIMVLLSLLITRTRIGKSLRAAADNPTAATYMGIDVDRAHRTAFALGCGITAIAGGLLATNYPFHPFVGLEYVIVMYAGVVLGGMGSIIGAFWGGMTIGLVQQMSTLILPTQLQNAAIFAVFLLIIFFRPQGFFGRMVERT; via the coding sequence ATGGAAGGATTTCTGCAAGCGCTCGCCGCGGGCCTGCTGATCGGCGCCGTCTACGGCCTGATGTGCGTCGGGCTTGGCCTGATCTTCGGCGTCATGCGCGTCATCAATTTCGCGCACGGCGATTTCATGATGCTCGGCATGTATGCCGCCTTCTATCTCTTCACCGCCGCCGGCATCCAGACCCTGTTCGGCAACACGGTGGGCCCGTTCGTGGCTATCCTGCTCGCCGGCCCCGTGCTCGCCGTGTTCGGCTATTTCGTCCATCTGGCGCTGATCTCGCGCGTCTCGGGCACGCGCACCGCCGCGCTGGAAGGCGACGGTCACTATGCCCAGCTCATCCTGACGCTCGGCATCGCGCTGATCCTGCAAAATGGCGGCCTCATCGTGTTCGGATCCGTGCTGGCCTCGATCCGGACGCCGCTGTCGAGCTCGGCGTGGGAGCTCGTTCCCTTCCTCGACATCAGCATCTTCCTCAACAAGGCGCGCAGCATCGACGCGATCGTGTCGCTCGCGATCATGGTTCTGCTTTCGCTCCTGATCACGCGCACGCGGATCGGCAAGTCCCTGCGTGCCGCCGCGGACAATCCGACCGCCGCGACCTATATGGGCATCGACGTCGACCGCGCCCACCGCACCGCCTTCGCGCTCGGCTGCGGCATCACCGCGATTGCCGGCGGCCTGCTTGCCACCAACTATCCGTTCCATCCCTTCGTGGGGCTCGAATACGTCATCGTGATGTATGCCGGCGTCGTGCTCGGCGGCATGGGCAGCATCATCGGCGCCTTCTGGGGCGGCATGACGATCGGCCTCGTCCAGCAGATGTCGACGCTGATCCTGCCGACGCAGCTGCAGAACGCCGCGATCTTCGCCGTCTTCCTGCTCATCATCTTCTTCCGCCCGCAAGGTTTCTTCGGGCGCATGGTCGAGAGGACGTGA
- a CDS encoding MmgE/PrpD family protein, producing the protein MTIDPTGSGKVSFARQMARSVLALDLGNFGPEVVAKAKLCLLDFLSCAFEAGNHPWSRQAVAIAQAGGGISIIGTSQHSSAADAAFANAVMGHGLVREDMHAASIAHHGVVVWPTLLALSEQTPLHGTKLLAAAIIGYETGARIGRALLTSDLARLYRPTGLVAPLGAALAGSFALGLSEDQATSAIAIAANTSSGLNEWPHAGGSDMYFHPGFAASNAIKAIGLSAAGAFGSETIIEGEAGLFAAYRRQAAPDRITLFPDGESEIMAVYNKPVPACNFAQTAAQAALRVSHELAGAEEIDRVVVRAPDAAVRYPGCDSMGPYRNALQAKMSIPFSVAATLARGEIAEENYAGLDDADILRLVSVTDLKADPGFTAAFPGRQGAEVTVHLRGGRTIRHALPDVIAATPSDIRARFRAAAAKVLGEDRAHRLEQLIDDCEQLGDAGVIAAQCRLDTPERVLRSAS; encoded by the coding sequence ATGACGATCGACCCGACCGGATCAGGCAAGGTATCGTTTGCGCGCCAGATGGCGCGGAGCGTGCTTGCGCTTGATCTCGGAAATTTCGGGCCGGAGGTCGTCGCGAAGGCAAAGCTCTGCCTGCTCGACTTCCTGTCCTGCGCCTTCGAGGCCGGCAATCACCCGTGGAGCCGTCAGGCCGTCGCGATCGCGCAGGCCGGCGGCGGCATCTCGATCATCGGGACTTCGCAACACTCCTCAGCGGCCGACGCCGCCTTCGCCAATGCCGTGATGGGACACGGCCTGGTCCGGGAAGACATGCATGCCGCCAGCATCGCGCACCATGGCGTCGTGGTCTGGCCGACGCTGCTTGCGCTGTCGGAGCAGACGCCGCTGCACGGGACGAAGCTGCTGGCTGCCGCCATCATCGGCTATGAGACCGGCGCGCGGATCGGCCGCGCGCTCCTGACCTCAGATCTCGCGCGGCTCTATCGTCCGACCGGCCTGGTGGCGCCGCTGGGCGCGGCGCTGGCGGGAAGCTTTGCCCTCGGCCTTTCCGAGGACCAGGCAACCAGTGCCATCGCCATCGCAGCCAATACCTCCAGCGGTCTCAACGAGTGGCCGCATGCCGGCGGCTCCGACATGTATTTCCATCCGGGCTTTGCGGCCAGCAACGCGATCAAGGCCATCGGCCTTTCCGCAGCCGGCGCGTTCGGCTCGGAAACGATCATCGAGGGCGAAGCCGGCCTGTTCGCCGCTTACCGCCGCCAGGCCGCGCCCGACCGCATCACGCTCTTCCCCGACGGAGAGAGCGAGATCATGGCCGTCTACAACAAGCCGGTTCCGGCCTGCAATTTCGCCCAGACCGCCGCGCAGGCGGCACTTCGCGTCTCGCACGAGCTTGCCGGCGCCGAGGAAATCGACCGCGTCGTCGTTCGCGCGCCTGATGCCGCCGTTCGCTATCCCGGTTGCGACTCGATGGGGCCCTACCGCAACGCGCTCCAGGCCAAGATGAGCATTCCCTTCAGCGTCGCGGCGACGCTGGCGCGGGGCGAGATCGCGGAAGAGAATTATGCCGGGCTGGATGATGCCGACATCCTCCGCCTGGTTTCGGTCACCGATCTCAAGGCGGATCCCGGCTTCACCGCTGCCTTTCCTGGCAGGCAGGGCGCGGAAGTGACCGTGCATCTGCGCGGCGGCCGAACGATCCGGCACGCCTTGCCCGATGTCATCGCCGCAACGCCGTCAGATATTCGCGCGCGCTTTCGCGCCGCCGCGGCCAAGGTCCTCGGCGAGGACCGCGCGCATCGGCTCGAGCAACTCATCGACGATTGCGAACAGCTCGGCGATGCCGGCGTGATCGCAGCACAATGCCGTCTGGACACACCGGAACGGGTTTTACGATCGGCATCATAA
- a CDS encoding NAD(P)-dependent oxidoreductase: MAGEILGVIGTGRMGGPMAGRLIDAGYSLVVYDTQAEAAQALVKRGAQLGKSPADVASRTDIVLASLPTPDIVKAVTLGQDGISSGTRAKIVIDLSTSGPGAAKFVAEGLKAKGMTLVDAPVSGGIKGAINGTLAVMVSCPQATYETVQPILKNFGKLFYTGDKPGVAQTAKLANNLMAAAALVITSEAVAMGVKGGVNAKVLIDIINASSGRNSASEDKFPRAVLPGTFDFGFTTGLSYKDVRLCVDEAEAMGVPMVCGAVVRQMLAITNAKYGAASDFTSIAKVLEEWAGVEMRG, translated from the coding sequence ATGGCGGGAGAGATTCTCGGCGTAATCGGCACGGGCCGCATGGGCGGCCCGATGGCGGGGCGATTGATCGACGCGGGCTATTCGCTCGTCGTCTATGACACGCAGGCTGAAGCGGCCCAGGCGCTGGTCAAGCGCGGCGCTCAGCTCGGCAAGTCGCCCGCCGACGTCGCCTCGCGCACCGATATCGTGCTCGCCAGCCTGCCGACGCCCGACATCGTCAAGGCCGTCACGCTCGGCCAGGACGGCATCAGCAGCGGCACCCGCGCCAAGATCGTGATCGATCTGTCGACCTCGGGTCCGGGCGCGGCGAAGTTCGTCGCGGAAGGCCTGAAGGCCAAGGGCATGACGCTGGTCGATGCGCCCGTGAGCGGCGGCATCAAGGGCGCCATCAACGGCACGCTGGCCGTGATGGTGTCGTGCCCGCAGGCGACCTACGAGACCGTGCAACCGATCCTGAAGAACTTCGGCAAGCTGTTCTACACCGGCGACAAGCCCGGCGTGGCGCAGACCGCCAAGCTCGCCAACAATCTGATGGCGGCCGCAGCGCTGGTGATCACCTCGGAGGCGGTCGCGATGGGCGTCAAGGGCGGCGTCAACGCCAAGGTGCTGATCGACATCATCAACGCCAGCAGCGGCCGCAACAGCGCGTCCGAAGACAAGTTTCCCCGCGCGGTGCTGCCCGGCACCTTCGATTTCGGCTTCACCACCGGCCTGTCCTACAAGGATGTCCGGCTCTGCGTGGACGAGGCCGAAGCCATGGGCGTGCCGATGGTCTGCGGCGCGGTGGTGCGGCAGATGCTCGCGATCACCAATGCCAAATACGGTGCGGCGTCCGACTTCACCTCGATCGCCAAGGTGCTCGAGGAGTGGGCCGGCGTCGAGATGCGCGGCTAA
- a CDS encoding MmgE/PrpD family protein, translated as MPQDSIPSVSRTLAEFVASSSWADVEAQSLEARRSILNFFATALGSARDPVVMAAMRTLSPFSGAATSTVIGHSQPMDALCASFLNAISANLLDFDDTHPETIIHPAAPVAAPILALAEMRKLSGREVLTAFILGVDVECRIGNAVSPRHYARGWHITSTCGIFGAAAACAKLLGLPADGIANAIGLAASQSAGNVENLPSAAKNVSVGNAARNGLFAALLAQQDYEAAPRAIEGPLGWARTMGDEPDLARLLDGLGRTWEIAKNTYKPYPAGIVFHSVIDACLLLRERIGRRVDQIESVTVQGSALLLARGDRPVNNERDARVSIHHCVACGLLLGAAGVPEFSHETVGRPDIAQLRQKVRAELDAQMPDGAACVILRLSSGETLTETVVSPRGSQAAPLGDCDLEEKLREGVRTGRSDWDADRVIDAVWRLDAADDVGNLLKSLRPPPPASLTSSN; from the coding sequence GTGCCGCAAGATTCAATTCCGAGTGTGAGCAGGACGCTCGCCGAGTTCGTCGCGTCCTCGTCATGGGCGGACGTCGAGGCGCAGAGCCTCGAGGCGCGGCGATCGATCCTCAATTTCTTTGCGACCGCGCTCGGCTCCGCACGCGATCCCGTCGTCATGGCTGCGATGCGCACGCTGTCGCCGTTCAGCGGGGCGGCGACATCGACGGTGATCGGCCATTCGCAGCCGATGGATGCGCTCTGCGCCTCGTTTCTCAATGCCATCTCGGCGAATCTGCTCGATTTCGACGACACCCATCCAGAGACCATCATTCATCCGGCCGCGCCGGTCGCCGCGCCGATCTTGGCGCTGGCGGAGATGCGCAAACTGTCCGGGCGCGAGGTGCTGACGGCCTTCATCCTTGGCGTGGACGTGGAATGTCGCATCGGCAATGCAGTCTCGCCGCGCCATTACGCGCGCGGCTGGCACATCACCTCGACCTGCGGGATTTTCGGCGCGGCGGCGGCGTGCGCGAAATTGCTGGGGCTGCCGGCGGACGGGATTGCGAACGCGATCGGTCTTGCCGCGAGCCAGTCGGCCGGCAATGTCGAGAACCTGCCGAGCGCCGCCAAGAATGTCAGCGTCGGCAATGCGGCGCGCAACGGTTTGTTCGCAGCACTGCTGGCGCAGCAGGATTATGAGGCCGCGCCGCGTGCGATCGAAGGTCCGCTCGGCTGGGCCCGTACCATGGGCGACGAGCCCGATCTCGCCCGCCTGCTCGACGGCCTCGGCAGGACCTGGGAGATCGCGAAGAACACCTACAAGCCCTATCCCGCCGGAATCGTGTTTCATTCGGTCATCGACGCCTGCCTGCTGCTGCGCGAGCGCATCGGCCGGCGCGTTGACCAGATCGAATCGGTGACGGTGCAGGGCTCGGCGCTGCTGCTGGCGCGCGGCGATCGTCCGGTCAACAACGAGCGCGACGCGCGGGTCAGCATCCACCACTGCGTGGCCTGCGGGCTGTTGCTGGGCGCGGCCGGCGTGCCTGAATTCTCGCATGAGACCGTGGGCCGGCCGGATATCGCACAACTGCGGCAGAAGGTGAGGGCGGAGCTTGATGCTCAGATGCCCGATGGCGCTGCGTGCGTCATTTTACGCTTGTCGTCCGGTGAAACTCTCACCGAGACCGTCGTCTCGCCGCGCGGCAGCCAGGCTGCCCCGCTCGGAGATTGCGATCTCGAAGAGAAGCTGCGCGAGGGCGTGCGGACCGGTCGAAGCGACTGGGATGCGGACCGCGTCATCGATGCAGTCTGGCGGCTCGATGCGGCCGATGACGTCGGCAATCTCCTGAAATCGTTGCGTCCGCCGCCGCCGGCGAGCCTTACTTCTTCCAACTAG
- a CDS encoding carboxymuconolactone decarboxylase family protein translates to MSKTELFEKGLKVRKEVLGEDYVNKSIAGADEFTRTMAEWSTEFCWGALWTRPGVDRRTRSIVNLAMLGALNRPHELKLHVKGALKNGLTKEEIKEILLQVAVYCGVPAGIDAFRNAREAFNEVDAAGS, encoded by the coding sequence ATGAGCAAGACCGAACTGTTCGAAAAGGGCCTCAAGGTTCGCAAAGAGGTGCTCGGCGAGGACTACGTCAACAAGTCCATTGCCGGCGCCGACGAGTTCACGCGCACGATGGCGGAGTGGTCGACGGAGTTCTGCTGGGGCGCGTTGTGGACGCGGCCCGGCGTCGACCGGCGCACGCGTTCGATCGTCAACCTGGCGATGCTCGGCGCGCTGAACCGCCCGCACGAGCTGAAGCTGCACGTGAAGGGCGCCTTGAAGAACGGGCTGACCAAGGAGGAGATCAAGGAGATCCTGCTCCAGGTCGCGGTCTATTGCGGCGTACCCGCCGGCATCGATGCGTTCCGCAATGCGCGCGAGGCGTTCAACGAGGTCGACGCGGCAGGCTCCTAA
- a CDS encoding N-acyl homoserine lactonase family protein: MADPDYELFAIRYATRDAQRSEHFIGGDPHDGPMPMDYFMWLARGGGRTFVIDTGFNAEIARQRRRTFLRCPVETLAAFDVDIADVKDVILTHLHYDHAGNFDRFPNARFHLQERELAYATGRYMQYPRLSHSFEVEDVCGIVRLNYARRVLFYDGDAEIAPGLTVHAAGGHSAGLQFVRVNTRRGPVVLASDVSHFYENMTSERPFTTAFHVGDMLVGFDKLRAAAPDQDHIVPGHDPLVMKIYPAPSPELEGVAVRLDVPPSGAAHS; encoded by the coding sequence ATGGCTGACCCGGACTACGAGCTCTTCGCCATCCGCTACGCCACGCGCGATGCGCAGCGGAGCGAGCATTTCATCGGCGGCGATCCGCATGACGGGCCGATGCCGATGGACTATTTCATGTGGCTGGCGCGGGGCGGCGGCCGAACCTTCGTCATCGACACCGGGTTCAACGCCGAAATCGCACGGCAGCGCAGGCGAACCTTCCTGCGCTGCCCGGTGGAGACGCTGGCCGCGTTCGATGTCGACATCGCCGACGTCAAGGACGTCATCCTCACGCATCTGCATTATGACCACGCCGGCAATTTCGACCGGTTTCCGAACGCGCGGTTTCATCTCCAGGAGCGCGAGCTCGCCTATGCCACCGGGCGCTATATGCAATATCCGCGATTGTCGCATTCCTTCGAGGTCGAGGACGTCTGCGGCATCGTGCGGCTGAACTATGCGCGCAGGGTGCTGTTCTACGATGGCGATGCCGAGATCGCTCCTGGATTGACGGTGCACGCGGCCGGCGGGCATTCCGCCGGCCTTCAGTTCGTGCGCGTCAACACGCGGCGCGGTCCGGTCGTGCTCGCCTCCGACGTCAGTCATTTCTACGAGAACATGACGAGCGAGCGTCCGTTCACGACGGCGTTCCATGTCGGTGACATGCTGGTCGGGTTCGACAAGCTGCGCGCTGCGGCGCCGGACCAAGATCACATCGTTCCCGGCCACGATCCGCTAGTGATGAAAATTTATCCGGCACCAAGCCCGGAGCTGGAAGGCGTCGCCGTTCGCCTCGACGTGCCGCCGTCCGGCGCTGCTCATTCGTAG
- a CDS encoding GntR family transcriptional regulator codes for MGPLQFQLSGSPGNGPRSLTSALHERLRADILATRLLPGQKLHIAGLAKQFSVSLAAVREALSRLVADGLVQASDQRGFRVSPVSLADLADVTQTRIDIEGLALRRSIERGDDAWLASVKSAWADLKAVPYRYPDDPTVHYEEWVVRHRIFHRALVNACGSPWLLGFRDVLHEQSERYRRLSIRREVGKPRNVEAEHKAIVAAVIKRDADAAVRALSKHFGITKEFVELAASRIAEVSRAT; via the coding sequence ATGGGTCCGCTTCAGTTCCAATTGTCCGGAAGCCCCGGGAATGGTCCGCGCAGCCTGACGTCGGCGCTGCACGAACGCCTGCGCGCCGATATTCTGGCGACGCGGCTGCTGCCGGGTCAGAAGCTGCATATCGCCGGCCTCGCCAAGCAGTTTTCCGTGAGCCTCGCCGCCGTGCGCGAGGCGCTGTCGCGGCTGGTCGCCGACGGCCTCGTACAGGCATCCGACCAGCGTGGCTTCCGGGTGAGCCCCGTGTCGCTCGCCGATCTCGCCGACGTCACGCAGACCCGGATCGACATCGAGGGCCTTGCGCTGCGCCGCTCGATCGAGCGGGGCGACGATGCCTGGCTTGCGTCGGTGAAATCCGCATGGGCGGACCTGAAGGCCGTTCCCTATCGCTATCCCGACGATCCCACCGTGCATTACGAGGAGTGGGTGGTCCGCCACCGCATCTTCCATCGTGCACTGGTCAATGCCTGCGGCTCGCCTTGGCTGCTCGGCTTCCGCGATGTGCTGCACGAGCAGAGCGAGCGATATCGCCGCCTCTCGATCCGCAGGGAAGTCGGTAAGCCGCGCAACGTCGAAGCTGAACACAAGGCGATCGTCGCCGCCGTGATCAAGCGTGATGCGGATGCGGCAGTTCGCGCCTTGTCAAAACACTTCGGCATCACCAAAGAGTTCGTCGAGCTCGCCGCCTCGCGCATTGCGGAGGTGAGCCGCGCGACCTGA
- a CDS encoding ABC transporter substrate-binding protein, producing the protein MKINRRHAFMTLVAAAILAGPASAVDTIRVGLPTKTYWPTTIAETAVRQKLFEKEGIQAELTIYRSGAETFEGMAAGAADIILDPPSLVSAGRKKGVMSRIVANAAMGNFGWQLMVPTKSTLEVKDLNGKKVAITAAGSGSDLLALWTIQDKKIDFTRVPVGGGGLVPNLLAGNVEAAVVYSPLSFQIAKSGEAKTILDYATAVPPNLTAGWIVLDKFADAKPQMVQKAVNALYGAVAFMRANRDVTVKLIAELYEMPPEIASLEYDNTIMKLETSGDMGAPNVNAAVQLSLDLAKLGGLKDIVPVEDVISAKFKPVPTK; encoded by the coding sequence ATGAAGATCAATCGCCGTCACGCGTTCATGACGCTCGTTGCCGCCGCTATTCTTGCGGGCCCTGCGAGCGCCGTCGACACCATCCGCGTCGGGCTGCCCACGAAAACCTATTGGCCGACCACGATCGCCGAGACGGCGGTGCGGCAGAAATTGTTCGAGAAGGAAGGCATCCAGGCCGAACTGACCATCTACCGCAGCGGCGCCGAGACGTTCGAAGGCATGGCCGCGGGCGCGGCCGACATCATCCTCGATCCGCCCTCGCTGGTCTCGGCCGGACGCAAGAAGGGTGTGATGTCGCGGATCGTCGCCAATGCCGCGATGGGCAATTTCGGCTGGCAGTTGATGGTGCCGACCAAGTCGACGCTCGAGGTCAAGGACCTCAACGGCAAGAAGGTCGCGATCACCGCGGCCGGCTCCGGCTCGGACCTGCTCGCGCTGTGGACCATCCAGGACAAGAAGATCGACTTCACCCGCGTCCCGGTTGGCGGCGGCGGCCTGGTGCCGAACCTGCTGGCCGGTAATGTCGAGGCGGCCGTGGTCTATTCGCCGCTGAGCTTCCAGATCGCGAAATCCGGCGAGGCCAAGACCATCCTCGACTACGCGACCGCCGTTCCGCCGAACCTCACCGCGGGCTGGATCGTGCTCGACAAATTCGCCGACGCCAAGCCGCAGATGGTGCAGAAGGCGGTGAATGCCCTCTACGGCGCGGTCGCGTTCATGCGCGCCAACCGCGACGTCACCGTCAAGCTGATCGCCGAGCTCTACGAAATGCCGCCGGAGATCGCGAGTCTCGAATACGACAACACCATCATGAAGCTCGAGACCAGCGGCGACATGGGCGCGCCCAATGTGAATGCGGCCGTGCAGCTGTCGCTCGACCTCGCCAAGCTCGGCGGGCTCAAGGACATCGTGCCGGTCGAGGACGTGATCTCGGCCAAGTTCAAGCCCGTCCCGACCAAGTAG
- a CDS encoding ABC transporter permease — MQSTLAINLARIAIIVAILALWEVLSRTGIVNPRLLPSASDTFATLGDLLQRAAVQKDLMVTATEVLAAFALAVPFGAVIGFLVAENRYFADVAKPLLFFAFSIPKSIFLPMFILVFGVGFAQKVGFGFFSTIFIVIMSTTTAVESVKVEHLTVARSYGATPWQTAFRVYLPSMLPVLLEALRISMIFNLTGVILAEMYASRDGIGHQIATWGENFQMKQLLAGVVMVAAIAMTFNELVRWVETRCSHWRT, encoded by the coding sequence ATGCAAAGCACGCTCGCCATCAACCTTGCGCGGATCGCGATCATCGTCGCGATCCTGGCGCTGTGGGAAGTGTTGTCGCGCACCGGCATCGTCAATCCGCGCCTGCTGCCGTCGGCGTCCGATACGTTTGCGACGCTCGGCGACCTCCTGCAGCGCGCGGCCGTGCAGAAGGACCTGATGGTGACCGCGACCGAAGTGCTGGCCGCGTTCGCGCTGGCCGTGCCCTTCGGTGCGGTGATCGGCTTCCTCGTCGCGGAGAACCGCTATTTCGCTGACGTCGCCAAGCCGCTGCTGTTCTTCGCCTTCAGCATCCCGAAGTCGATCTTCCTGCCGATGTTCATCCTGGTGTTCGGCGTCGGCTTCGCCCAGAAGGTCGGCTTCGGCTTCTTCTCGACCATCTTCATCGTGATCATGTCGACCACGACGGCGGTAGAGTCGGTCAAGGTCGAGCATCTGACGGTGGCGCGCTCCTATGGCGCAACGCCATGGCAGACCGCGTTCCGGGTCTATCTGCCGAGCATGCTGCCGGTGCTGCTGGAGGCGTTGCGGATCTCCATGATCTTCAATCTCACCGGCGTCATCCTCGCCGAGATGTATGCCTCGCGCGACGGCATCGGCCACCAGATCGCGACCTGGGGCGAGAATTTCCAGATGAAGCAGCTTCTCGCCGGCGTCGTGATGGTTGCCGCGATCGCCATGACCTTCAATGAACTTGTCAGATGGGTGGAAACGCGATGCAGCCATTGGCGAACGTGA